In the Choloepus didactylus isolate mChoDid1 chromosome 5, mChoDid1.pri, whole genome shotgun sequence genome, one interval contains:
- the LOC119534104 gene encoding transcription elongation factor A protein 1-like, with protein MEDEVVRIAKKMDEMVQKKNAAGALDLLKELKNIPMTLELLQSTRIGISVNAIHKQSIDEEVTSLAKSLIKSWKKLLDGLSTDKDSEEKKKEPAMTSQNSPEAREESSSSGNVSIRKDEANARDTYVSSFPRAPSTSDSVRLKCREMLAADLRTGDDYIAIGADEEELGSQIEEAIYQDIRNTDMKYKNRVRSRISNLKDAKNPNLRKNVLCGNIPPDLFARMTAEEMASDELKEMQKNLTKEAIREHQMAKTGGTQTDLFTCGKCKKNCTYTQVQTRSADKPMTTFVVCNECGNRWKFC; from the coding sequence CATTAGATTTGCTGAAGGAGCTTAAGAATATTCCGATGACTCTGGAATTATTACAGTCCACGAGAATTGGAATCTCAGTTAATGCTATTCACAAGCAGAGTATAGATGAAGAAGTTACTTCTTTAGCAAAGTCTCTCATCAAATCCTGGAAAAAGTTATTAGATGGACTATCAACTGATAAAGactctgaagaaaagaaaaaagaacctgCCATGACATCGCAGAACAGCCCTGAAGCTAGAGAAGAAAGTAGCTCTAGTGGCAACGTAAGTATCAGAAAGGATGAGGCAAATGCTCGAGATACTTACGTTTCATCTTTTCCTCGGGCACCAAGCACTTCTGATTCTGTACGGTTAAAGTGTAGGGAGATGCTTGCCGCAGATCTCCGAACAGGAGATGACTACATTGCTATTGGAGCTGATGAGGAAGAATTAGGATCTCAAATTGAGGAAGCTATATATCAAGATATAAGGAACACGGAcatgaaatacaaaaatagagtACGAAGTAGGATATCAAATCTTAAGGATGCAAAGAAtccaaatttaaggaaaaatgtaCTGTGTGGGAATATTCCTCCTGACTTATTTGCTAGAATGACAGCAGAGGAAATGGCAAGTGATGAGCTCAAAGAGATGCAGAAAAACTTGACCAAAGAAGCCATCAGAGAGCATCAAATGGCCAAAACGGGTGGAACCCAGACTGACTTGTTCACATGTGGCAAATGTAAAAAGAACTGTACTTATACACAGGTACAAACTCGTAGTGCTGACAAACCGATGACAACATTTGTTGtctgtaatgaatgtggaaatcGATGGAAGTTCTGTTGA